The Puntigrus tetrazona isolate hp1 chromosome 23, ASM1883169v1, whole genome shotgun sequence genome has a segment encoding these proteins:
- the si:dkey-93l1.9 gene encoding ninjurin-1 isoform X1 codes for MENQDHNQSREAPGTGNTQRPFNMNHYATKKSAAQSMLDVALLMANSSQLKSVLHSGAQHRFYVPLLALISLSISLQVIVGLLLIFIVKYDLNDVKKQMRLNTMNNVATVFVFFTVLINIIITALGFESGGSSI; via the exons ATGGAGAATCAAGACCATAATCAAAGCAGAGAG GCTCCTGGTACAGGGAACACCCAGCGACCCTTCAACATGAATCATTACGCTACTAAGAAGAGTGCGGCGCAGAGCATGCTGGATGTGGCTCTTCTGATGGCGAACTCCTCTCAGCTGAAGTCCGTGCTTCATTCAGGAGCGCAGCACCGCTTCTACGTTCCTCTCCTCGCTCTGATCTCACTCTCCATCTCACTGCAGGTCATCGTAGGCCTCCTGCTCATCTTCATCG TGAAGTATGACCTGAATGACGTAAAGAAACAGATGAGGCTCAACACAATGAATAATGTGGCCACTGTTTTTGTGTTCTTCACTGTTCTTATCAACATCATCATAACAGCACTGGGGTTTGAGTCTGGAGG aagCAGCATCTGA
- the si:dkey-93l1.9 gene encoding ninjurin-1 isoform X2 yields MENQDHNQSREAPGTGNTQRPFNMNHYATKKSAAQSMLDVALLMANSSQLKSVLHSGAQHRFYVPLLALISLSISLQVIVGLLLIFIVKYDLNDVKKQMRLNTMNNVATVFVFFTVLINIIITALGFESGG; encoded by the exons ATGGAGAATCAAGACCATAATCAAAGCAGAGAG GCTCCTGGTACAGGGAACACCCAGCGACCCTTCAACATGAATCATTACGCTACTAAGAAGAGTGCGGCGCAGAGCATGCTGGATGTGGCTCTTCTGATGGCGAACTCCTCTCAGCTGAAGTCCGTGCTTCATTCAGGAGCGCAGCACCGCTTCTACGTTCCTCTCCTCGCTCTGATCTCACTCTCCATCTCACTGCAGGTCATCGTAGGCCTCCTGCTCATCTTCATCG TGAAGTATGACCTGAATGACGTAAAGAAACAGATGAGGCTCAACACAATGAATAATGTGGCCACTGTTTTTGTGTTCTTCACTGTTCTTATCAACATCATCATAACAGCACTGGGGTTTGAGTCTGGAGGGTGA
- the haus7 gene encoding HAUS augmin-like complex subunit 7 gives MAGNSKEQRLSVRVYNTLQSLGCPLVDGLYLREPDSVQELLCSPSLHRTDILKWICASICPTLKEKLSTIKATQNEDLVKELTRFGYEMMLCKPNDRDLIKGLAPPLQQLRFLEQLLMVIQADSRQSSSSGDDSVRNDDLLQELMIQDHLSDLDMLLNPVCNPWPAHIREHLIRTQSAQNKMNGKQHSKPSDFINRSDQHSRLGSHGEESLTEAVALLKSTQSTLDELRKECEFLQSGSAAALSPCALKVAISDMSQLMTAFRHIYNTDFKAYCQRAPPALNSGTSVFQSVHQLLHTCNTELEAVKQLSETSAFLTQTVQQLQTDKRYWSKGEKHTLPERLEELKNRYVSFLSLHQS, from the exons ATGGCGGGCAATTCAAAAGAGCAGCGGCTGTCTGTTCGAGTTTACAACACCCTTCAG AGTCTGGGGTGTCCTCTGGTGGATGGGCTGTACCTGCGGGAGCCGGATAGTGTGCAGGAGCTCCTCTGCTCTCCTTCACTACACAGGACTGATATACTCAAGTGGATTTGTGCCAG cATTTGTCCAACGCTGAAGGAGAAATTATCCACAATTAAAGCAACTCAGAATGAGGATTTAGTTAAAG AACTTACACGGTTTGGTTATGAAATGATGTTATGTAAACCTAACGACCGGGATTTAATCAAG GGTCTTGCCCCACCGTTACAGCAGCTGAGGTTTCTGGAGCAACTTCTAATGGTCATTCAAGCAGACTCTAG GCAGAGCTCATCTTCTGGTGATGACAGTGTGAGGAACGATGATCTTCTCCAGGAGCTAATGATTCAGGATCACTTATCAGACCTGGATATGCTCCTGAATCCGGTCTGCAACCCGTGGCCTGCTCATATCCGTGAACATCTGATACGCACACAGTCGgctcaaaacaaaatgaatggaaaacaaCACAGTAAACCCAGCGATTTCATAAACAG GAGTGATCAACATTCCCGACTAGGAAGTCATGGAGAAGAAAGCCTGACAGAGGCCGTGGCGCTGCTGAAGTCTACACAGAGCACTTTAGACGAGCTCCGCAAGGAG TGTGAGTTCCTGCAGTCAGGCTCGGCAGCTGCTCTGTCCCCCTGTGCGCTAAAGGTGGCCATCTCAGACATGTCTCAGCTCATGACGGCTTTCAGACACATCTACAACACAGACTTTAAGGCGTACTGCCAAAGAGCGCCTCCGGCCCTTAACTCCGGCACTAGTGTGTTTCAGTCTGTACATCAGCTCCTGCACACCTGCAATACG GAGCTGGAGGCTGTGAAGCAGCTGTCTGAAACCTCGGCGTTTCTCACACAAACCGTGCAACAGCTGCAGACAGACAAGCGGTACTGGTCTAAAGGAGAGAAGCACACGTTGC ctGAACGGTTGGAGGAGCTAAAGAACAGATATGTGTCTTTTCTCTCCCTTCATCAATCATAA
- the LOC122329113 gene encoding ninjurin-1-like, whose product MWNVYVMFAPCQAPGTGNTQRPFNMNHYATKKSAAQSMLDVALLMANSSQLKSVLHSGAQHRFYVPLLALISLSISLQVIVGLLLIFIVKYDLNDVKKQPRLNTMNDAATVFVFFTVLINIFITALGFESAG is encoded by the exons ATGTGGAATGTTTATGTAATGTTCGCTCCCTGTCAGGCTCCTGGTACAGGGAACACCCAGCGACCCTTCAACATGAATCATTACGCTACTAAGAAGAGTGCGGCGCAGAGCATGCTGGATGTGGCTCTTCTGATGGCGAACTCCTCTCAGCTGAAGTCCGTGCTTCATTCAGGAGCGCAGCACCGCTTCTACGTTCCTCTCCTCGCTCTGATCTCACTCTCCATCTCACTGCAGGTCATCGTAGGCCTCCTGCTCATCTTCATCG TGAAGTATGACCTGAATGATGTGAAGAAACAGCCGAGACTTAACACAATGAATGACGCAGCAACCGTTTTTGTGTTCTTCACTGTTCTTATCAACATCTTCATCACAGCCTTGGGATTTGAGTCTGCAGGGTGA